The following coding sequences are from one Diabrotica virgifera virgifera chromosome 2, PGI_DIABVI_V3a window:
- the LOC114327957 gene encoding UDP-N-acetylglucosamine transporter isoform X2 translates to MRYARTREGDMFLSSTAVLLMEVVKLITCLMIVYIDAGGLLKMFRLIDQQIIKQPVDTLKICVPSFVYLVQNNLLYLSASHLDAATYQVTYQIKILTTALFSVFILNRKLLRTQWISLFTLITGIVLVQLANTDDNTTSMQGMEQNRFIGFMAALTASCLSGFAGVYFEKMLKGSNVTVWIRNVQLSFCAIPFGLISCFLYDGAKIREQGFFFGYDKFILFLVLQQASGGLIVAVVVKYADNILKGFATALAIVISCIASIYIFDFQISFQFVAGAGFVIFSIFLYGYTPKKPDT, encoded by the exons CTGTACTGTTGATGGAAGTTGTCAAACTGATCACCTGTTTGATGATTGTCTACATAGACGCCGGTGGATTATTAAAAATGTTTCGTTTAATAGATCAACAAATTATTAAACAACCTGTTGATACTCTCAAGATATGCGTTCCTTCATTCGTGTATCTGGTTCAAAATAATTTGCTGTACTTATCTGCCTCTCATTTGGATGCAGCTACATATCAG GTGACGTATCAAATAAAAATCCTTACTACTGCACTGTTTTCCGTATTTATCTTGAACAGGAAACTTCTACGTACTCAATGGATCTCACTTTTCACCCTCATCACTGGAATTGTGCTTGTGCAATTGGCCAACACCGATGATAACACTACGTCAATGCAAGGAATGGAGCAAAATCGGTTCATCGGTTTCATGGCTGCGTTGACTGCATCCTGCTTGTCGGGCTTTGCTGGggtttattttgaaaaaatgctcaAAG GTAGTAACGTCACCGTCTGGATAAGAAACGTCCAACTCTCCTTCTGCGCAATACCGTTCGGCTTGATTTCGTGCTTCTTGTACGACGGCGCGAAAATCAGGGAACAAGGATTCTTCTTTGGTTACGACAAATTCATACTATTCCTAGTTCTACAGCAAGCTTCAGGCGGACTTATCGTGGCTGTCGTGGTTAAATACGCTGACAATATTCTGAAAGGTTTTGCAACGGCCTTGGCCATAGTTATATCCTGCATAGCTAGTATATACATATTTGATTTCCAAATATCCTTCCAGTTTGTTGCGGGAGCCGGATTTGTTATATTCTCGATCTTTCTGTACGGTTACACCCCGAAGAAACCAGATACATga